The Pangasianodon hypophthalmus isolate fPanHyp1 chromosome 5, fPanHyp1.pri, whole genome shotgun sequence genome includes a window with the following:
- the zmp:0000000936 gene encoding interleukin-1 receptor-like 2 isoform X7, whose translation MAVGFIALLTLAWTISVGATSQNETADLCVDHGVMFERVFAVPHEAALLDCELVKEYFLDSLNIIYKVTWYDQRTGLELTGEENHIVLRGAFLLFLNISMEHQGHYLCIVRLDYKTLNTPTVHSLSQGTPEQCYKQEKALLVEEVVSGACRRPQVALQRMQGHMNDNLRCPLSDYTNIVDSYSIHWYKGCELLQEGSRFLFSENDLMLHVHKVSPNDAGFYTCRMTFNLTGVISVVSETIECDITETRSKIPQMLEPTEDTMKVSPGSPINRTCRVFLPGKGVHMMVVVWEFKNNYVSPNTSERIHQGLQTERQVAEGWWVERSLFLSWVMPDDFNLNFTCMALSHRGTASGYFTLQPADPNLLLPIGLLATTLALLFIIGLLLYTEFKVELALLFRTLFPFFYASTDGDGKLYDAYVAYPRVQGDSLSEAVEVFAVKTLPQVLEGRYGYRLFILGRDCLPGQAMADVVEETMNVCRRLLLLYTSSSLGRAEGSSWFEQQAGLHRALLDDSISVMLLEMEQLSDPSILPESLRLLRDKQGALKAWKKRRRWSCTRMEGDGEEDEISLSSFALSARFWRKVRYHMPVRGKAKCHSKRKLLL comes from the exons ATGGCTGTGGGATTTATCGCTCTTCTGACTTTGGCATGGACCATCAGTGTTGGTGCGACATCGCAGAATGAAACTGCAG ACTTGTGCGTGGACCATGGAGTAATGTTTGAGCGTGTGTTTGCAGTCCCACATGAGGCAGCGTTATTAGACTGTGAATTGGTGAAGGAGTATTTTTTGGATTctttaaacatcatttataaAGTGACGTGGTACGACCAGAGGACTGGCCTGGAGCTCACAGGAGAGGAGAACCATATTGTACTACGGGGGGCTTTCCTGTTGTTCCTCAACATCAGCATGGAACACCAGGGCCACTACTTATGTATTGTCAG GTTGGACTACAAAACTCTCAACACACCTACAGTACACAGTCTTTCACAagg AACTCCAGAGCAGTGCTACAAGCAGGAGAAGGCTCTTCTGGTGGAAGAGGTGGTGTCTGGAGCATGTCGCCGACCTCAGGTAGCACTGCAGCGAATGCAGGGTCACATGAACGACAACCTGAGGTGTCCTTTAAGCGATTATACCAACATAGTGGACAGCTACTCCATACACTGgtacaag GGCTGTGAGCTTCTTCAGGAAGGGTCCAGGTTTCTCTTCTCCGAGAACGACCTCATGCTCCATGTCCACAAAGTTTCTCCAAATGATGCTGGGTTTTATACCTGCAGGATGACCTTTAACCTGACTGGAGTCATCAGTGTCGTCTCAGAGACCATCGAGTGTGACATAACAG agaCGAGATCAAAAATACCTCAAATGCTGGAGCCCACTGAAGACACCATGAAAGTATCACCAG GTTCTCCGATTAACAGGACATGTCGTGTGTTTTTACCTGGCAAAGGAGTTCATATGATGGTGGTAGTCTGGGAGTTCAAGAACAATTACGTCTCCCCAAACACCTCCGAACGCATCCACCAGGGACTTCAAAC GGAGCGCCAGGTGGCTGAAGGTTGGTGGGTAGAGCGCAGCTTGTTCTTGTCTTGGGTAATGCCAGATGATTTTAACCTGAACTTCACCTGCATGGCCTTAAGCCACCGAGGAACTGCCTCTGGCTACTTTACACTCCAGCCTGCAG ATCCTAATCTGCTCCTGCCgattggactcctggccactaCATTGGCTCTTCTTTTCATCATAGGACTTCTCCTGTACACAGAGTTTAAGGTGGAGCTTGCTCTGCTCTTCCGGACcctgtttcctttcttttatgCAAGCACAG ATGGTGATGGGAAACTGTATGATGCCTATGTGGCGTATCCCCGAGTTCAAGGCGACTCGCTGAGTGAAGCTGTTGAGGTTTTTGCTGTGAAAACGCTGCCACAGGTTCTGGAGGGACGCTATGGGTACCGGCTTTTCATCTTGGGTCGGGACTGTCTACCTGGACAAG CTATGGCAGACGTGGTGGAGGAGACGATGAATGTCTGTCGTCGACTGTTGCTGCTATACACCAGCTCATCTCTAGGCAGGGCAGAGGGTTCGTCATGGTTCGAGCAGCAGGCAGGCCTCCATCGTGCCTTACTGGATGACTCAATCTCTGTGATGCTGCTGGAGATGGAGCAGCTCAGCGATCCCTCCATCCTCCCCGAGTCACTGCGTCTCCTGCGGGATAAGCAGGGGGCTCTAAAGGCctggaagaagaggaggaggtggagttGCACAAGGATGGAGGGAGATGGAGAAGAGGATGAGATATCTCTCTCTTCGTTTGCTTTGTCTGCTCGCTTCTGGAGGAAAGTGCGCTACCACATGCCCGTGAGAGGCAAAGCCAAGTGTCACTCAAAGAGAAAATTGCTCTTGTGA
- the zmp:0000000936 gene encoding interleukin-1 receptor-like 2 isoform X6, which produces MAVGFIALLTLAWTISVGATSQNETAGLDLCVDHGVMFERVFAVPHEAALLDCELVKEYFLDSLNIIYKVTWYDQRTGLELTGEENHIVLRGAFLLFLNISMEHQGHYLCIVRLDYKTLNTPTVHSLSQGTPEQCYKQEKALLVEEVVSGACRRPQVALQRMQGHMNDNLRCPLSDYTNIVDSYSIHWYKGCELLQEGSRFLFSENDLMLHVHKVSPNDAGFYTCRMTFNLTGVISVVSETIECDITETRSKIPQMLEPTEDTMKVSPGSPINRTCRVFLPGKGVHMMVVVWEFKNNYVSPNTSERIHQGLQTERQVAEGWWVERSLFLSWVMPDDFNLNFTCMALSHRGTASGYFTLQPADPNLLLPIGLLATTLALLFIIGLLLYTEFKVELALLFRTLFPFFYASTDGDGKLYDAYVAYPRVQGDSLSEAVEVFAVKTLPQVLEGRYGYRLFILGRDCLPGQAMADVVEETMNVCRRLLLLYTSSSLGRAEGSSWFEQQAGLHRALLDDSISVMLLEMEQLSDPSILPESLRLLRDKQGALKAWKKRRRWSCTRMEGDGEEDEISLSSFALSARFWRKVRYHMPVRGKAKCHSKRKLLL; this is translated from the exons ATGGCTGTGGGATTTATCGCTCTTCTGACTTTGGCATGGACCATCAGTGTTGGTGCGACATCGCAGAATGAAACTGCAGGTCTgg ACTTGTGCGTGGACCATGGAGTAATGTTTGAGCGTGTGTTTGCAGTCCCACATGAGGCAGCGTTATTAGACTGTGAATTGGTGAAGGAGTATTTTTTGGATTctttaaacatcatttataaAGTGACGTGGTACGACCAGAGGACTGGCCTGGAGCTCACAGGAGAGGAGAACCATATTGTACTACGGGGGGCTTTCCTGTTGTTCCTCAACATCAGCATGGAACACCAGGGCCACTACTTATGTATTGTCAG GTTGGACTACAAAACTCTCAACACACCTACAGTACACAGTCTTTCACAagg AACTCCAGAGCAGTGCTACAAGCAGGAGAAGGCTCTTCTGGTGGAAGAGGTGGTGTCTGGAGCATGTCGCCGACCTCAGGTAGCACTGCAGCGAATGCAGGGTCACATGAACGACAACCTGAGGTGTCCTTTAAGCGATTATACCAACATAGTGGACAGCTACTCCATACACTGgtacaag GGCTGTGAGCTTCTTCAGGAAGGGTCCAGGTTTCTCTTCTCCGAGAACGACCTCATGCTCCATGTCCACAAAGTTTCTCCAAATGATGCTGGGTTTTATACCTGCAGGATGACCTTTAACCTGACTGGAGTCATCAGTGTCGTCTCAGAGACCATCGAGTGTGACATAACAG agaCGAGATCAAAAATACCTCAAATGCTGGAGCCCACTGAAGACACCATGAAAGTATCACCAG GTTCTCCGATTAACAGGACATGTCGTGTGTTTTTACCTGGCAAAGGAGTTCATATGATGGTGGTAGTCTGGGAGTTCAAGAACAATTACGTCTCCCCAAACACCTCCGAACGCATCCACCAGGGACTTCAAAC GGAGCGCCAGGTGGCTGAAGGTTGGTGGGTAGAGCGCAGCTTGTTCTTGTCTTGGGTAATGCCAGATGATTTTAACCTGAACTTCACCTGCATGGCCTTAAGCCACCGAGGAACTGCCTCTGGCTACTTTACACTCCAGCCTGCAG ATCCTAATCTGCTCCTGCCgattggactcctggccactaCATTGGCTCTTCTTTTCATCATAGGACTTCTCCTGTACACAGAGTTTAAGGTGGAGCTTGCTCTGCTCTTCCGGACcctgtttcctttcttttatgCAAGCACAG ATGGTGATGGGAAACTGTATGATGCCTATGTGGCGTATCCCCGAGTTCAAGGCGACTCGCTGAGTGAAGCTGTTGAGGTTTTTGCTGTGAAAACGCTGCCACAGGTTCTGGAGGGACGCTATGGGTACCGGCTTTTCATCTTGGGTCGGGACTGTCTACCTGGACAAG CTATGGCAGACGTGGTGGAGGAGACGATGAATGTCTGTCGTCGACTGTTGCTGCTATACACCAGCTCATCTCTAGGCAGGGCAGAGGGTTCGTCATGGTTCGAGCAGCAGGCAGGCCTCCATCGTGCCTTACTGGATGACTCAATCTCTGTGATGCTGCTGGAGATGGAGCAGCTCAGCGATCCCTCCATCCTCCCCGAGTCACTGCGTCTCCTGCGGGATAAGCAGGGGGCTCTAAAGGCctggaagaagaggaggaggtggagttGCACAAGGATGGAGGGAGATGGAGAAGAGGATGAGATATCTCTCTCTTCGTTTGCTTTGTCTGCTCGCTTCTGGAGGAAAGTGCGCTACCACATGCCCGTGAGAGGCAAAGCCAAGTGTCACTCAAAGAGAAAATTGCTCTTGTGA